A genomic window from Candidatus Kouleothrix ribensis includes:
- a CDS encoding sensor histidine kinase, which translates to MQTKHHYIGLPFYIFITLLLGGLGVAVCVSLGQAGNVARAWILAPLFIAHIGLYWLNIRPQHHKAWWGLYYTAQTILIVTLVVVAYQAQTIEVTLLGSTILCLIGEALGLWGNSRTALLLGIFYFGLGLALIALLFDRASSLLVVANLVINGGFIVLLMVVFNQQLIERQRATDLAESLESANAKLAAYAARIETLTLQAERQRMARELHDTLAQGVAGLVLQLEALKVHLAANRTARAGAIVEQALSGARRTLAESRAAIDDLRSTPANLAAALRETLDRFTQATGIACAAEFAGEAHAVAHDTAGSTLHILSEALANVARHAQATQVAVAYRACADRIELEVRDNGSGFDPRQEVGVGHYGLLGMRERARLVGGTLAIESRAPGGTCVRFTAPSGGAQ; encoded by the coding sequence ATGCAAACCAAACACCACTATATTGGTCTGCCGTTCTATATCTTTATCACGCTGCTGCTCGGTGGGTTAGGCGTCGCCGTATGCGTATCGCTCGGGCAAGCCGGCAATGTCGCACGTGCCTGGATCCTCGCCCCGCTATTCATAGCGCATATTGGGCTGTACTGGCTGAATATCAGGCCGCAGCACCACAAGGCCTGGTGGGGCCTGTACTACACTGCTCAAACCATCCTGATAGTAACGCTGGTGGTTGTGGCATACCAGGCCCAGACGATCGAGGTCACGCTACTGGGGTCGACCATCCTCTGCCTGATTGGGGAGGCGCTGGGCTTGTGGGGCAACTCGCGCACTGCGCTGCTGCTGGGGATATTCTACTTTGGCCTTGGGCTGGCCTTGATCGCCCTGCTGTTCGATCGAGCGTCGTCCCTGCTTGTGGTGGCCAACCTGGTGATCAACGGCGGCTTTATTGTCCTGCTGATGGTGGTGTTCAACCAGCAGCTGATCGAGCGGCAGCGCGCCACCGATCTGGCCGAATCGCTCGAAAGCGCGAATGCCAAGCTCGCGGCCTATGCCGCCAGGATCGAAACGCTGACCCTGCAGGCCGAGCGGCAGCGCATGGCCCGCGAGCTACACGATACGCTGGCGCAAGGTGTGGCCGGCCTGGTGCTACAGCTCGAGGCGCTCAAAGTGCATCTGGCGGCGAACCGCACCGCGCGCGCCGGGGCGATCGTGGAGCAGGCGCTGAGCGGCGCCCGCCGTACGCTCGCCGAGTCGCGCGCGGCGATCGACGACCTGCGCAGCACGCCGGCGAATCTTGCTGCGGCGCTTCGCGAGACGCTCGATCGCTTCACGCAGGCGACTGGCATCGCCTGCGCGGCCGAGTTTGCGGGGGAAGCCCATGCCGTCGCGCACGACACGGCCGGCTCCACGCTGCATATTCTGAGCGAGGCACTTGCCAATGTCGCGCGGCATGCCCAGGCGACTCAGGTGGCGGTCGCGTATCGCGCCTGCGCCGACCGGATCGAGCTGGAGGTGCGCGATAATGGAAGCGGCTTCGACCCGCGCCAGGAGGTTGGCGTGGGCCACTATGGCTTGCTGGGCATGCGCGAGCGCGCGCGGCTGGTGGGCGGCACGCTGGCGATCGAGTCACGCGCGCCGGGCGGCACGTGCGTGCGTTTCACAGCGCCGAGCGGGGGAGCGCAATGA
- a CDS encoding iron-containing alcohol dehydrogenase gives MRYEFATAGRIIAGPGTAGELPELAATIGTRALLVLGHGAVARGGAAAALAARLGAAGLVAAELVAAGEPTIAEAEAGAALARTHSCDLVIGVGGGSVLDTAKAVAGLATNDGAALEYLEVVGAGRPLARAALPVVAVPTTAGTGSEVTRNTVIAAPAQHVKASIRHASLLPRIALVDSTLTHDLPPKITASSGLDALTQLLEAYVSVRAQPITDGLCLEGLSRTAWALRQAYHSPGHAEAREAMSSAGLLSGLALANAGLGAVHGIAAPLGGGYPAPHGAACAALLPYVTAANIAALRRRDPDGPALRRYARAAELLLGHGGSSGALLDDLVRELAALVAELAIPRLSAYGLAAGGVPALAQQAARASSTRANPIVLTPAELEDAIAAAL, from the coding sequence ATGCGCTATGAGTTTGCCACGGCCGGCCGGATCATTGCCGGGCCGGGCACGGCGGGCGAGCTGCCCGAGCTGGCGGCGACGATCGGCACGCGCGCGCTGCTGGTGCTGGGTCATGGCGCCGTTGCCCGCGGCGGCGCGGCGGCGGCGCTGGCGGCCCGGCTGGGCGCGGCCGGGCTGGTGGCCGCCGAGCTGGTAGCAGCCGGCGAGCCGACGATCGCCGAGGCTGAGGCCGGCGCTGCGCTGGCCCGCACCCACAGCTGCGATCTGGTGATCGGCGTCGGCGGCGGCAGCGTGCTCGACACGGCCAAGGCGGTGGCCGGGCTGGCCACGAACGACGGCGCTGCGCTCGAATACCTCGAGGTGGTTGGTGCCGGCCGGCCGCTGGCACGTGCGGCGCTGCCGGTGGTGGCCGTACCGACCACGGCGGGCACAGGTAGCGAGGTGACGCGCAATACGGTGATAGCCGCGCCGGCGCAGCACGTTAAGGCCAGCATCCGCCATGCCTCGCTGCTCCCGCGTATCGCGCTGGTCGACTCAACGCTGACCCACGATCTGCCGCCGAAGATCACTGCCAGCAGCGGCCTCGATGCGCTGACGCAGCTGCTCGAGGCGTATGTGTCGGTGCGCGCTCAGCCGATCACCGACGGGCTGTGCCTCGAGGGGCTTAGCCGCACGGCCTGGGCACTGCGGCAAGCCTACCACAGCCCCGGCCACGCCGAGGCACGCGAGGCTATGAGCAGCGCCGGCTTGCTGAGCGGCCTGGCGCTGGCCAACGCCGGCCTGGGCGCCGTGCATGGCATCGCCGCACCGCTGGGCGGCGGCTACCCGGCCCCGCACGGTGCGGCCTGCGCCGCGCTGCTGCCGTATGTCACAGCCGCCAACATCGCCGCGCTGCGCCGGCGCGACCCCGACGGGCCGGCGTTGCGACGCTACGCCCGCGCGGCCGAGCTGCTGCTAGGCCACGGCGGCAGCAGTGGCGCGCTGCTCGACGACCTGGTGCGCGAGTTGGCCGCGCTGGTGGCCGAGCTGGCCATTCCACGCCTGTCGGCCTATGGCCTGGCTGCCGGCGGGGTGCCGGCGCTGGCGCAGCAAGCTGCACGGGCCAGCAGCACGCGCGCCAACCCGATCGTGCTGACGCCGGCCGAGCTGGAAGACGCGATCGCCGCGGCGCTATGA
- a CDS encoding response regulator transcription factor, with amino-acid sequence MNPIRVLITDDHLIVREGLSLILETAEGIEVVGEAADGVECLQRTAALQPDVILMDLRMPRMDGIAAIEQLRREHPTIAIVILTTYNEDALMMRGLQAGARGYLLKDTSREQLIDTIYAAAKGEMLLRPELLARVLAQHTAAPPAGAPAELALTERELEVLQAAARGERSKEIAYNFGISERTVKAHLASIYQKFGVDSRAAAVAVAAQRGLLRP; translated from the coding sequence ATGAATCCGATCCGCGTCTTGATCACTGACGATCACCTGATCGTTCGCGAGGGGTTAAGCCTGATTCTTGAGACCGCCGAGGGCATCGAGGTGGTTGGTGAAGCTGCCGACGGTGTGGAGTGCCTACAGCGCACCGCCGCGCTCCAGCCAGACGTCATCCTGATGGATCTGCGCATGCCGCGCATGGATGGCATTGCCGCGATCGAGCAGCTGCGCCGCGAGCACCCGACGATCGCGATCGTCATTCTGACGACCTATAACGAAGATGCGCTGATGATGCGCGGCTTGCAGGCGGGCGCGCGCGGCTACCTGCTCAAAGATACCAGCCGCGAGCAGCTGATCGATACGATCTACGCGGCCGCGAAAGGCGAGATGCTGCTCAGGCCCGAGCTGCTGGCCCGCGTGCTGGCGCAGCATACGGCGGCGCCGCCAGCCGGGGCGCCGGCCGAGCTGGCGCTCACCGAGCGCGAGCTGGAAGTTCTGCAGGCCGCCGCACGCGGCGAGCGCAGCAAAGAGATCGCGTACAACTTTGGTATTAGCGAGCGTACCGTCAAAGCCCACCTTGCAAGCATCTACCAGAAATTTGGCGTCGACTCGCGCGCGGCTGCGGTGGCAGTTGCGGCGCAGCGGGGTTTATTGAGGCCCTGA
- a CDS encoding transporter substrate-binding domain-containing protein: MARLRYLARLIVAIVLLVLAGCGQAGTTTAPQSAQTPQAGSTPVAGGTDLLADIKKRGKLLIATDANYKPQSFKNPDGSFEGFDVDVGREIAKRLGVQAEFIDVNFDTVTAGSWNGRWDINVGSMTITPDRRKALYFSSPYYYTPATFAVHKDSTAASIDDLKGKKIGVGAATTYLDYLQSKLKLEGEDILKPAPEGATAQVYDTDALALTDLALGNGTRLDAVLTALPTIEDAIKGGQPFKVLGDPVYYEDLGIALDQKSPLDSKGLADAITTIINDMHKDGTLTALAKKYYSSDLTTKK, translated from the coding sequence ATGGCTCGACTTCGGTATCTAGCGCGATTGATCGTGGCGATCGTGCTGCTTGTGCTCGCCGGGTGCGGCCAGGCCGGCACAACGACGGCACCCCAGAGCGCGCAGACTCCCCAGGCCGGTAGTACGCCGGTAGCCGGCGGCACTGATCTCCTCGCCGATATCAAGAAGCGCGGCAAGCTGCTGATCGCTACCGACGCGAACTACAAACCGCAGAGTTTCAAAAACCCCGACGGCTCGTTCGAGGGCTTCGATGTAGATGTAGGCCGCGAGATCGCCAAGCGGCTGGGCGTCCAGGCCGAGTTCATCGACGTGAACTTCGACACCGTTACGGCCGGCAGCTGGAACGGCCGCTGGGACATCAACGTCGGCTCGATGACGATCACCCCCGATCGGCGCAAGGCGCTGTATTTCAGCAGCCCCTACTACTATACGCCGGCCACCTTCGCCGTGCATAAAGACAGCACGGCCGCCTCGATCGACGACCTTAAAGGCAAGAAGATCGGCGTTGGCGCGGCCACCACCTACCTCGATTACCTTCAGAGCAAGCTGAAGCTCGAAGGCGAAGACATCCTTAAGCCCGCGCCTGAGGGCGCGACCGCGCAAGTGTACGACACCGACGCGCTGGCGCTGACCGACCTGGCGCTCGGCAACGGCACGCGCCTCGACGCGGTGCTCACCGCGCTGCCGACGATCGAGGACGCGATCAAGGGTGGCCAGCCATTCAAGGTGCTGGGCGACCCGGTGTACTACGAAGATCTGGGCATCGCGCTCGACCAGAAGAGTCCGCTCGACTCAAAGGGCCTGGCCGACGCGATCACCACGATCATTAACGACATGCACAAAGACGGTACGCTCACCGCGCTGGCCAAGAAATACTACAGCAGCGACCTGACCACCAAGAAGTGA
- a CDS encoding MFS transporter — MTSPIPEPGNTLGMPARLGGLWRQRDFMHLWAGQTISRLGSTITREALPYTAILALHASPLQMGLLGAAGSLPLLLLGLLAGVWVDRLHRRPLMLAADIGRALLLLSIPLAYMLGALRIEQLYLVAVLAGSLTVFFDVAYRALLPTLLAREQLVEGNSKLGISDALAEIGGPPLGGVLVQLISGPATLLLDALSFLFSAGMLARIRAAEPPVARAAQPQVRRELAEGLRAIWASPLLRALAGSALIRNFFGWFFGAIYGLYAIRVLGLGTATLGLVVACGGVGSLLGALLAGPATRRLGVGPAMLAALVASACCSALIWLAGGQPGLALPLLIASQLLGDAAMTLALINQTSLIQALTPARMLGRVNASMHVLGEGVGALGILTGGALGELIGLRATVGVAIVGIAAAALWALATPLRHQRVLPG, encoded by the coding sequence ATGACCTCACCAATCCCTGAGCCAGGAAATACCTTGGGTATGCCCGCGCGCCTGGGCGGGCTGTGGCGCCAGCGTGATTTCATGCACCTGTGGGCCGGCCAGACCATCTCGCGGCTTGGGTCGACGATCACACGCGAGGCGCTGCCCTACACCGCCATCCTGGCGCTGCACGCCAGCCCGCTCCAGATGGGCCTGCTGGGCGCAGCCGGCAGCTTGCCGCTGCTGCTGCTAGGCCTGCTCGCGGGCGTGTGGGTGGATCGGCTGCACCGCCGGCCGCTTATGCTCGCCGCCGACATTGGCCGCGCGCTGCTGCTGCTATCGATCCCGCTGGCCTACATGCTCGGCGCGCTGCGGATCGAGCAACTCTACCTTGTGGCAGTGCTGGCCGGGAGCCTGACTGTGTTCTTCGATGTGGCCTACCGCGCGCTTCTGCCCACGCTGCTCGCGCGCGAACAGCTAGTCGAGGGCAACAGCAAGCTTGGCATCAGCGACGCGCTGGCCGAGATCGGTGGGCCACCGCTGGGCGGCGTGCTGGTGCAGCTGATCAGCGGGCCGGCTACACTCCTGCTCGATGCGCTGTCGTTCCTGTTTTCGGCGGGCATGCTGGCGCGCATTCGCGCCGCCGAGCCGCCGGTGGCGCGCGCGGCCCAGCCACAGGTGCGGCGCGAGCTGGCCGAGGGGCTGCGGGCGATCTGGGCCAGCCCACTGCTGCGCGCACTCGCCGGCAGCGCGCTTATTCGCAATTTCTTCGGCTGGTTCTTCGGGGCGATCTACGGGCTTTACGCCATACGTGTGCTCGGCCTGGGCACGGCCACACTCGGGCTGGTGGTGGCCTGCGGCGGGGTTGGCTCGCTACTCGGGGCGCTCCTGGCCGGCCCAGCCACGCGGCGGCTGGGCGTTGGCCCGGCCATGCTTGCGGCGCTGGTGGCCAGTGCGTGCTGCTCGGCGCTGATCTGGCTGGCCGGTGGCCAGCCCGGCCTGGCCCTGCCATTGCTGATCGCATCACAGCTACTGGGCGACGCGGCCATGACGCTGGCGCTGATCAACCAGACCAGCCTGATCCAGGCGTTGACGCCTGCCCGCATGCTTGGGCGAGTCAACGCGAGCATGCATGTGCTGGGCGAAGGCGTCGGCGCGCTGGGCATTCTCACCGGCGGCGCGCTGGGCGAGCTGATCGGGCTGCGCGCTACGGTTGGCGTTGCGATCGTTGGGATTGCCGCCGCCGCACTGTGGGCGCTGGCCACACCACTGCGGCACCAGCGTGTGCTGCCGGGCTAG
- the pyrE gene encoding orotate phosphoribosyltransferase, whose product MTYATIAAALLGAGAVHLRPDDPFTFVSGLRSPIYCDNRLLIGDVAARRAVVPAFAAACAGAEVIAGTATAGIPWAAWVAEALGLPMAYVRSAAKGHGRGRQIEGAAVQGRRVALIEDTISTGESALAAAAALRAEGAALSGCMCIFTWGWRATADAFAAVELPLVALATLPALLDVAVAAQTLSHAQRALVEDWVADPQGWAARHGK is encoded by the coding sequence ATGACATACGCAACAATCGCCGCCGCGCTGCTAGGCGCCGGGGCGGTGCATCTGCGTCCCGACGACCCGTTCACGTTTGTGTCGGGGCTGCGCTCGCCGATCTACTGCGACAATCGCCTACTGATCGGCGATGTGGCGGCGCGGCGGGCGGTGGTGCCGGCGTTTGCGGCGGCCTGTGCCGGCGCCGAGGTGATCGCCGGCACGGCCACGGCCGGCATCCCCTGGGCGGCCTGGGTGGCCGAGGCGCTGGGCCTGCCGATGGCCTACGTGCGCAGTGCGGCCAAGGGCCATGGGCGTGGCCGCCAGATCGAAGGCGCGGCGGTGCAGGGCCGGCGCGTGGCGCTGATCGAGGACACGATCAGCACTGGCGAGAGTGCGCTGGCGGCGGCGGCGGCGCTGCGGGCCGAGGGCGCCGCGCTGAGCGGCTGCATGTGCATTTTCACCTGGGGCTGGCGTGCCACCGCCGATGCATTTGCGGCTGTGGAGCTGCCGCTGGTGGCGCTGGCAACCCTGCCGGCGCTGCTGGATGTAGCCGTGGCAGCGCAGACACTGAGCCATGCCCAGCGCGCGTTAGTGGAAGATTGGGTGGCCGACCCGCAGGGTTGGGCCGCGCGCCACGGCAAATAG
- a CDS encoding antibiotic biosynthesis monooxygenase, which translates to MIALTVSIEVLPEHIDAFIAATLANAHGARSEPGNLRFDVLRAEDNPQHFTLYEVYASAEALAAHRETPHYQRWLADVTPWMARPRTRVISQLLFFGDAAIH; encoded by the coding sequence ATGATCGCCCTGACGGTCTCGATCGAGGTGTTGCCCGAGCATATCGACGCCTTCATCGCCGCGACGCTGGCGAACGCGCACGGCGCGCGGAGCGAGCCGGGCAACCTGCGCTTCGACGTGCTGCGCGCCGAAGACAACCCGCAGCACTTTACGCTGTACGAGGTATACGCCTCGGCCGAGGCGCTGGCGGCGCACCGCGAGACGCCGCACTACCAGCGCTGGCTGGCCGACGTGACGCCGTGGATGGCCCGGCCGCGCACGCGCGTAATCTCGCAGCTGCTATTCTTTGGCGATGCGGCCATACACTAA
- a CDS encoding Hsp70 family protein, with protein sequence MHVGLDFGTTNSSAAVYTDGQIRLIKLDPLNSAPTIMRSTLFITRAGVPFVGRAAIDRFTNSNVGREIEYEWRYLGDTEVTLAGVGTVMQALYAVVDANAPGRLFQSLKSHLRDSSFTGTDVFGTRYTLETLIAVVLRMIVQRIEAELGQPITSMVLGRPVHYAADPRLDALALARMHRAAEQAGLPPFSFLPEPTAAALSYAATARGEQNVLVFDFGGGTLDVTVMRIDQRGRRDVLATDGVPIGGDLLDRRIVMGKVLGHFGEGATLGPRKMALPAVLLDHLSEWQTIVELTQPRYLKIIDEATRIGDKPAELQALRTLVRENYGLPLYEAVERAKVSLSDEPRTTIGMDVPGIQFSETLERWDFDRLIGPDVRDVAACIERALASAGLRHADIDVVLRTGGSSRIPRFVRMLAEMFGAAKLQEMDVFTGVAAGLAIAAADTRWSEHTAQPERA encoded by the coding sequence ATGCATGTTGGCCTCGATTTCGGCACAACCAACTCAAGCGCAGCAGTGTATACCGACGGCCAGATCCGGCTGATCAAGCTCGACCCGCTGAACAGCGCGCCCACGATTATGCGCTCGACGCTGTTCATCACCCGTGCGGGCGTGCCGTTCGTCGGGCGCGCGGCGATCGATCGCTTCACCAACAGCAATGTCGGCCGCGAGATCGAGTATGAGTGGCGCTACCTGGGCGATACCGAGGTCACACTGGCCGGGGTCGGTACGGTGATGCAGGCGCTCTACGCGGTAGTCGATGCCAACGCGCCCGGCCGGCTGTTCCAATCGCTGAAGAGCCACCTGCGCGACAGCTCGTTCACCGGCACCGATGTGTTCGGCACGCGCTACACGCTCGAGACGCTGATCGCGGTGGTGCTGCGGATGATCGTGCAGCGGATCGAGGCCGAGCTGGGCCAGCCGATCACCAGTATGGTGCTGGGCCGGCCGGTGCATTACGCGGCCGACCCACGGCTCGATGCGCTGGCGCTCGCGCGCATGCACCGCGCGGCCGAGCAGGCCGGCCTGCCGCCGTTCAGCTTCCTGCCCGAGCCAACTGCTGCGGCGCTCTCGTACGCGGCCACGGCGCGCGGCGAGCAGAATGTGCTGGTGTTCGATTTCGGCGGCGGCACGCTCGACGTGACGGTGATGCGGATCGACCAGCGCGGCCGCCGCGATGTGCTGGCCACCGACGGCGTGCCGATCGGCGGCGACCTGCTCGACCGGCGGATCGTGATGGGCAAGGTGCTGGGGCACTTCGGCGAAGGCGCCACGCTCGGCCCGCGCAAGATGGCGTTGCCGGCGGTGCTGCTCGACCACCTGAGCGAGTGGCAGACGATCGTGGAGCTGACCCAGCCGCGCTACCTTAAGATTATCGACGAAGCGACCCGCATTGGCGACAAGCCGGCCGAGCTACAGGCACTGCGCACGCTGGTGCGCGAGAACTACGGCCTGCCGCTGTACGAGGCGGTCGAGCGCGCCAAAGTAAGCCTGAGCGACGAGCCACGCACGACGATCGGCATGGACGTGCCGGGCATCCAGTTCAGCGAAACGCTTGAGCGCTGGGATTTCGACCGGCTGATCGGCCCGGATGTGCGTGATGTTGCCGCCTGTATCGAGCGCGCGCTGGCCAGCGCCGGGTTGCGCCACGCCGACATCGATGTGGTGCTGCGCACCGGCGGGTCGTCGCGCATCCCACGTTTTGTGCGTATGCTGGCCGAGATGTTCGGCGCCGCCAAGCTGCAAGAGATGGATGTGTTCACCGGCGTGGCCGCAGGGCTGGCGATTGCCGCCGCCGATACGCGCTGGAGTGAGCACACCGCGCAGCCCGAGCGCGCGTAG
- a CDS encoding retropepsin-like domain-containing protein, whose product MVEDCTTLLFPSQGRISVPLCPPDGLVCSMAAGPGGHALKVMFDTGTDPSAIDLRLARRLALPVGGSGRGVGAVSDEVPFTEAVLPWLRIGNLTIRNLFAPALDLRSTSFDVDIVLGYNVLRQLALRIDYRRREIGLAHPDLGALALGPYAQQLPLGFFEQFPALADVVIADQHVAQATIDTGSNAELTVGPDLAARLGLHGDRAGTRIERGAGFGGGGAVLRGEHRRVCVGPLVLADVEIDAPRADRGDLSRAGRANIGNRLLARFAAVALDYERRLLLIEPVR is encoded by the coding sequence ATGGTCGAAGATTGCACAACGCTGTTGTTCCCGTCGCAAGGCCGTATCAGCGTGCCGCTGTGCCCGCCCGACGGCCTGGTGTGCAGCATGGCGGCCGGGCCAGGCGGGCACGCCCTGAAGGTGATGTTCGACACCGGCACCGACCCATCGGCGATCGATCTGCGCCTGGCGCGCCGGCTGGCGCTGCCTGTGGGCGGTAGCGGCAGGGGCGTGGGGGCGGTGAGCGACGAGGTGCCGTTTACCGAGGCGGTGCTGCCCTGGCTGCGCATCGGTAACCTGACCATCCGCAACCTGTTTGCGCCGGCACTCGATTTGCGCAGCACCTCGTTCGATGTCGATATTGTGCTCGGCTACAATGTGCTGCGCCAGCTCGCGTTGCGGATCGACTACCGGCGCCGCGAGATCGGGCTGGCGCACCCCGACCTGGGCGCGCTGGCGCTAGGCCCATACGCGCAGCAGCTGCCGCTGGGATTCTTCGAACAGTTCCCCGCGCTGGCCGATGTTGTGATCGCCGACCAGCACGTGGCCCAGGCGACGATCGATACCGGCTCGAATGCCGAGCTGACGGTCGGGCCCGACCTTGCGGCCAGGCTAGGGCTGCACGGCGACCGGGCCGGCACGCGTATCGAGCGCGGGGCCGGCTTCGGCGGTGGCGGTGCCGTACTGCGCGGCGAACATCGGCGGGTGTGTGTCGGCCCGCTTGTGCTCGCAGATGTCGAGATCGACGCGCCACGCGCCGATCGCGGCGACCTCAGCCGGGCCGGGCGCGCCAATATCGGCAACCGCCTGCTGGCGCGCTTCGCGGCTGTCGCGCTCGACTATGAGCGCCGGCTGTTGTTGATCGAGCCAGTGCGCTAA
- a CDS encoding 6-carboxytetrahydropterin synthase, translated as MSAYRIHISRDNLMFAAGHFASYDGGQVEPLHGHNYRLGVTLEGPIEQNAYVFNFVTLKRIMKRLTDEFDHHMLLPRNNPLVQVEEQADGGVIVRANGRWYRFPREDVVLLDLPNTTVEMMARHMCGRLRAELAARADAAHLTAIEVALEESFGQTAFYREELA; from the coding sequence ATGAGCGCCTATCGTATTCATATCAGCCGCGACAACCTGATGTTTGCTGCCGGCCACTTCGCCTCGTACGATGGCGGCCAGGTCGAGCCGCTGCATGGCCATAATTATCGCCTGGGCGTGACGCTCGAAGGCCCGATTGAGCAGAATGCGTATGTGTTCAACTTCGTGACGCTGAAGCGGATCATGAAGCGGCTGACCGACGAGTTCGATCATCATATGCTGCTGCCGCGCAACAACCCGCTGGTGCAGGTGGAAGAGCAGGCCGATGGCGGAGTGATCGTGCGGGCGAACGGGCGCTGGTATCGCTTCCCGCGCGAGGATGTGGTGCTGCTCGATCTGCCGAACACGACGGTCGAGATGATGGCGCGGCATATGTGCGGCCGGCTGCGCGCCGAGCTGGCCGCGCGCGCCGACGCGGCCCACCTGACTGCGATCGAGGTGGCGCTAGAGGAGAGCTTCGGGCAGACGGCGTTCTACCGTGAGGAGCTGGCGTAG
- a CDS encoding VWA domain-containing protein, whose translation MRKLSAILLFALLTAMLAACGTGLPGGDTGTAQPPSNALKISIAYSPEKEGWLKDRIAAFNATSTKVNNQVIFVEGLNKSSGAARTEIKNGQLKTTVWSPSASTWLEVLKQESGNPNVAVSARPLVLTPVVISMWKPMAEAMGYPNTPIGWADLLALTNDPQGWGKFGHPEWGRFSWGHTDPEISTSALSTLLAEFYAAVGKQRDLTVADVQNPKSQQFIRDLGKAIKHYGYNTLVFSDNMQKFGMSYISAFPMEEITLIDFNKNKNPPVPLVAIYPKEGTFYHDDPFIVMSSATSDEQQAADQFFTFLQTADSQRLAMSFGFRPANVDVPLADPISPAYGVQPQGVQNVLPFPSAEVIVAAKQTWAQNRKRADVVLVVDVSGSMDENGKLDQAKAGLETFLQRILPEDRIGLVSFSSTAAVEVELAPLSDNRIALSDAIQRLRPQGKTAIYDSLIVAKRSLDQIPPDGEERIKAIVLLTDGAENASRTTLDQLKGEFDESGISIFPVAYGEVNDQAEAAQTLQAIVDFSRTLLVRGSTGDVGQIFDNLSRYF comes from the coding sequence ATGCGCAAGCTCTCCGCGATTCTGTTGTTCGCCCTGCTAACCGCCATGCTGGCCGCATGTGGCACCGGCCTGCCCGGCGGCGACACTGGCACGGCCCAGCCGCCCAGCAACGCGCTGAAGATCAGCATCGCCTATAGCCCCGAGAAAGAGGGCTGGCTGAAAGACCGCATCGCCGCCTTTAACGCCACCAGCACCAAGGTCAACAACCAGGTGATTTTTGTCGAGGGTCTGAACAAATCGAGCGGTGCTGCGCGTACCGAGATCAAGAATGGCCAGCTGAAAACGACCGTGTGGTCGCCCTCGGCCTCGACCTGGCTCGAGGTGCTGAAGCAGGAGTCGGGCAACCCGAATGTGGCTGTGTCGGCCCGCCCGCTGGTGCTCACGCCGGTGGTGATCTCGATGTGGAAGCCCATGGCCGAGGCGATGGGCTACCCGAACACGCCGATCGGCTGGGCCGACCTGCTGGCGCTGACGAACGACCCGCAGGGCTGGGGTAAGTTCGGCCACCCCGAGTGGGGCCGCTTCAGCTGGGGCCACACCGACCCTGAGATCAGCACGTCGGCGCTCTCGACGCTGCTGGCCGAGTTCTATGCCGCCGTCGGCAAACAGCGCGACCTGACCGTCGCCGATGTGCAGAACCCCAAGAGCCAGCAGTTCATCCGCGATCTGGGCAAGGCGATCAAGCACTATGGCTACAATACGCTGGTGTTCAGCGACAATATGCAGAAGTTCGGCATGTCGTACATCAGCGCGTTCCCGATGGAAGAAATCACGCTGATCGACTTCAACAAGAATAAGAACCCGCCGGTGCCGCTGGTGGCGATCTATCCGAAAGAAGGCACGTTCTACCACGACGATCCATTCATCGTGATGTCGAGCGCAACCAGCGACGAGCAGCAGGCCGCCGATCAGTTCTTCACCTTCCTACAGACGGCCGACAGCCAGCGGCTGGCCATGAGCTTCGGCTTCCGCCCGGCCAATGTCGATGTGCCGCTGGCCGACCCGATCAGCCCGGCGTATGGCGTGCAGCCGCAGGGCGTGCAGAACGTGTTGCCGTTCCCCTCGGCCGAGGTGATCGTGGCGGCCAAGCAGACATGGGCGCAGAATCGCAAGCGCGCCGACGTGGTGCTGGTCGTTGATGTCTCGGGTTCGATGGACGAGAATGGCAAGCTCGACCAGGCCAAGGCTGGCCTCGAGACCTTCCTCCAGCGCATTCTGCCCGAGGATCGGATCGGGCTGGTGTCGTTCTCGAGCACGGCGGCCGTTGAGGTTGAGCTGGCCCCGCTGTCCGACAATCGCATCGCACTGAGCGACGCCATCCAGCGCCTGCGGCCGCAGGGCAAAACCGCAATCTACGACTCGCTGATCGTCGCTAAACGCTCGCTCGATCAGATCCCGCCCGATGGCGAGGAGCGCATTAAGGCGATCGTGCTGCTGACCGACGGTGCCGAAAACGCCAGCCGCACCACGCTCGACCAGCTCAAGGGCGAGTTCGACGAGAGCGGCATTAGCATCTTCCCGGTGGCCTATGGCGAGGTGAATGACCAGGCCGAGGCGGCCCAGACGCTCCAGGCGATCGTTGATTTCTCGCGCACCCTGCTGGTGCGAGGCAGCACCGGCGATGTCGGCCAGATCTTCGATAACCTGAGCCGCTACTTTTAG